TGCTGACCGGCACGGTGCGCTGGAGCATCGCGGATAGTCCCGTGCGCCTCAGCGAGGACCATGCCGTCGCCGCCGGCGCGAGCCTGACGATCGATCCCGGTGTCGAGGTGTACCTGGCGCCCGGCGTGCGCCTGACTGTGGCCGGCACCTTGCGCGCCCAGGGCACCGCCGGCGCCCCGGTGCGCTTCCTGGGACCGGACGGGCGCTGGGATGCCATCGTGGGCGTGGACGGCAGCGTGATCGCCCTGGACCAGGTCGAGATCCGCCAGGCGGGCGCTGCGGGTGTGGCGATCAGCAGCAGCAATGGCGCGCTGGCGCTGCGTAATGCACGCCTGAGCGAGAACGGTGGCGGCATCCTGGTGGTGGGCAGTCAGCTCGATCTGCGCGGCACCCAGATCGTCGGTAATGCGCTTGCCGCGCCGGCGCTCAACGTCCAACTCCCGCCCGGCGGTACGACAACCATCAGCGGCAACCTGCTGCGCGACAACACCCTGCCGGCGGGCACGCCCCAGGTGCGCCTGGCGGCGGGCGAGACCACCGGCGCCCTGACCATCGAAGGCAACCTGATCCAGGGCGGCGCCGGCGCAGGCCTGCTGATCGACACCCGCGCCGCCCTCAGCGGTGCGATCCGCTGCAATGCCTTCGTCGGCGGTACGATCGGCCTGCACCTGGCCGCGCAGCGGCCCGACCTGCGCGGCTTCGATCTGTCGATCAACGCCAACAGCTTCACCGGCCAGACGCGCTACGGCGTGGCCGGCACGCTTCCCTTCAACGTCAGCAACAACTGGTGGGGCGACGCCTCCGGCCCGTTCGAGGCACAGCGCAACCCCCAGGGACGCGGCGTGCCGGTCGGTGTCAACCTCGAGTTTCAGCCCTGGCTTACGCAACGCCCGGCCTGCGCTCCCGCATCGTAACGGTCTTGTAACGAAAACACGCTCCACGAACCCGCCGGGGCGTGTTAAGGTAGTCCCGCAAACATGATGGCGCTTGCGGAGCTCCCCGTCCGCACACCTGACGATCGTATGGAGGCATGACGTCGCGATCGCAGGGCCATGCGGTCTCAAAGCCACCCCCCACCCTCGCGCGGCCTCGGCGATTGCCGGGGGGCAGATCTGTGCCATAGCGCTGCCGTTGCTGCGTAGGTTGAGGAGATTGGACGATGAAGCCTGCTCTACCCCACCACACCCTGGTGCTCCTGCTGCTCGCTTGCCTGAGCACTGCGCTGCCGTCGGTGAACAGCCAGGCCCAAACCGCAGCGCACTCCCTCAACCAGGCCTTTGCAGCTGCAGCCCAGGAGTTCGGTGTACCCCGCGATGTGCTGGTCGCCATCGCCTATGCTGAAACGCGCTTCGATGACCACAACGGTGAGCCCAGCATCGATAATGGTTATGGCTTGATGCACCTGGTCGATAACCCAACGACCCAAACCCTCTCACGGGCAGCTCGCCTGCTGCAGCTTCCGCCCGCAACGCTCATCAGCGACATGACCGCTAACATCCGCGGCGGCGCGGCGCTGCTGGATGCCTACGCCGATGAACAAGGCCTCCAGGGTGCGCAACGCCAAGCACTGGGGGCCTGGTATCCAATCGTAGCACGCTACAGCAATGCCAGCGATCCGGCCCTGGCACGGCTCTATGCCGATGATGTCTACCGCCTCCTCAACGAAGGGCTGCGCGGCGTCTCCAACCAGGGCGAAGTGATCAGCGTCAGCGGGCAGCCTGTCACGCCCCAGCGTGGCCCGTATGAACAGGCGGGCAGCATCCAGATCCAGTCCGATGACTATGCACCGGCGCTTTGGAAAGCCGCCGCCCGCAGCAACTATAGTGACGGTCGCCAAAATACGCCGATCACCCATATCATCATTCATACGACCGAAGGCAGCTATACCAGTGCCATCGCCTGGTTCCAAGACACCGCCTCCAAGGTAAGCGCACATTATGTCATTCGCTCGGCGGACGGCCAGATCACCCAGATGGTGCGCGAACAGGATACCGCCTACCACGCAGGCTACTGGGATTGGAACCTGCGGAGCATCGGTATCGAACATGAGGCGTATGCCAGCGATCCATCCTGGTTTACCGATGCAATGTACCGAGCGTCAGCGGCGCTGGTACGCAATATTGCCGCCAAATACAATATTCCACTTGACCGCCAGCATATTCTGGGACACTCCGAAATCAAATCCACCAAGGGTGATCCAGGACCGCATTGGGATTGGGACTATTACATGAGTCTGCTGCGCAGCGGATCCACACCGGTCACCATACCCGACAACGGCGACACGATCATCGATAATCTGGAGACCACCTTCTGGCGCAGCGACGTCAACTGGTATGGGCGCGCCTGTGGCTACAACAATCACACCTTCTACACCTACGCCACCAACAACCCGGCGCAGAGCACCAACCATGGCGTGTGGCGGCCCAGGCTGCCGCGCGACGGCACCTACCGGGTGCGGGTGCACATCCCGCAGGGCTGCGCCATCCGCGCCGCACCCTACGCGACCACCAACGCGCGCTACCAGATTGTGTACGATGGTGGCTCAGCCGAAAAAGTGGTCGATCACAACGCCGGTCCCGGCGCAGGCGAGTACTGGGTCGAGCTGGGCACCTTCCGCTTCCGCGCCGGCGACAGCGGCTATGTGCGCCTCACGGACCTGACCAACGAGCCGTACAGCGGTGATCCGCAGCGCGACCGGGTGATCTTCTTCGATGCCGTGCGCTTCGAGTATGTCGAAGAGCCGCCGCGCTGGGGCGCCAAGCTGCTGTCCGCGCGTCCGGTCTCGAACGTGGTGCCCACCGGCGGACTGCTGATGATCGCCTTTACGATCCAGAACACCGGTAACCAGCCGCTCAACACGCAGGAACCCGCCGGCGCGTCGATCGCCGGCGTGCCCGACGGCGCCGTGTACGACGCCGGGCAGTGTTTCTGGGCCTTCGGCGGTCGTTCGCAGGGCATGCTGCGCGCCACGCTGGGCTTTGCGCCCGGGTCGGCGAGCGTGCCGATCAGCTGCGCCGATGCGTATGGCGACTACCCCTGGCGCTGGGGGCTGCGCACGCCCCTGCAGCCGGGCGAGACGCGCACGATTATCGGCTATGTCAGGTTCAACACCTCGGGCACCTACACCCTGCAGGCCAACCTGGTCAGCGAGCTGATCGGCTACTACGGCGCGGATGGCGGTGGCACGCCGCTCAGCATCGGCCCGATCACCGTCAAGCCCTTCCCCTACCGCGCCTGGCTGCCACAAGTACAGCGCTAGGCGGCACGCGGCCCACGCGCGACCCACCGATCGTCGGCGCCATGGCGGGACGATCGGTGGGTTTGCTCGCGCGGCGATCACCCGTTACAATATGCGCGGTTGCCAGGCGCGGTAGCGGTGATCGCAGGCTTGACGTAGAACGTATGTTCTGATATACTACGAACTACTCCGCCTGCGCATCACCGCGGTGGCCGTTAAGCG
This is a stretch of genomic DNA from Kallotenue papyrolyticum. It encodes these proteins:
- a CDS encoding N-acetylmuramoyl-L-alanine amidase translates to MKPALPHHTLVLLLLACLSTALPSVNSQAQTAAHSLNQAFAAAAQEFGVPRDVLVAIAYAETRFDDHNGEPSIDNGYGLMHLVDNPTTQTLSRAARLLQLPPATLISDMTANIRGGAALLDAYADEQGLQGAQRQALGAWYPIVARYSNASDPALARLYADDVYRLLNEGLRGVSNQGEVISVSGQPVTPQRGPYEQAGSIQIQSDDYAPALWKAAARSNYSDGRQNTPITHIIIHTTEGSYTSAIAWFQDTASKVSAHYVIRSADGQITQMVREQDTAYHAGYWDWNLRSIGIEHEAYASDPSWFTDAMYRASAALVRNIAAKYNIPLDRQHILGHSEIKSTKGDPGPHWDWDYYMSLLRSGSTPVTIPDNGDTIIDNLETTFWRSDVNWYGRACGYNNHTFYTYATNNPAQSTNHGVWRPRLPRDGTYRVRVHIPQGCAIRAAPYATTNARYQIVYDGGSAEKVVDHNAGPGAGEYWVELGTFRFRAGDSGYVRLTDLTNEPYSGDPQRDRVIFFDAVRFEYVEEPPRWGAKLLSARPVSNVVPTGGLLMIAFTIQNTGNQPLNTQEPAGASIAGVPDGAVYDAGQCFWAFGGRSQGMLRATLGFAPGSASVPISCADAYGDYPWRWGLRTPLQPGETRTIIGYVRFNTSGTYTLQANLVSELIGYYGADGGGTPLSIGPITVKPFPYRAWLPQVQR